In Podospora pseudopauciseta strain CBS 411.78 chromosome 3, whole genome shotgun sequence, one genomic interval encodes:
- a CDS encoding hypothetical protein (EggNog:ENOG503PGU1) translates to MCRKVVFAGMCSHCNGGPFEWTLLSRELPCLDAKNSGLFGGCPTGVERDEKQHEQECAACEALLGADEGYGPGMEDEETLGFVGYYTGDFGAIPPPTTTSNPTGNGDGHPSHITHHHHHHVKKGSGEYHDWNVVAVGAAAAAADHDYHHKKAYSADKSVAGGQASGMRRSSDRRGSGGDESRRKKKQRKT, encoded by the coding sequence ATGTGCCGCAAAGTAGTCTTCGCCGGCATGTGCTCCCACTGCAACGGCGGCCCCTTCGAATggaccctcctctcccgcgaGCTCCCCTGCCTCGACGCGAAAAACAGCGGCCTCTTTGGCGGCTGCCCGACCGGCGTCGAGAGGGACGAGAAACAACACGAGCAAGAATGCGCCGCCTGCGAGGCGCTGCTGGGCGCGGACGAGGGCTACGGGCCCGGCATGGAGGACGAAGAGACACTCGGGTTTGTGGGTTACTACACCGGCGACTTTGGcgccatccccccccccaccaccaccagcaatcCCACCGGTAATGGTGATGGCCATCCCAGTCACATcacgcatcatcatcatcatcacgtCAAGAAGGGGAGCGGGGAGTACCACGACTGGAACgtggtggctgttggtgctgctgctgctgctgcggatCATGACTATCATCACAAAAAAGCATACAGTGCTGACAAGAgtgttgctggtgggcaGGCGTCAGGGATGAGGCGATCGTCAgataggagggggagcgggGGGGATgagtcgaggaggaagaagaagcagcgCAAGACTTGA
- a CDS encoding hypothetical protein (COG:S; EggNog:ENOG503PGUC), whose translation MASNTPTPLTKANNPLDFMTKVSPSAYVYTPPTSTNSTSQNNDPKLLLLATWMGARDVHIAKYLLPYQSLYPSSSIVLLRSEPRHFFSKTSAPNDVAPVVPFVKSLFVGSPTPDDKTKPEVLIHLWSNGGSLMLHHLRQALTPEALPRYVIIYDSCPGQYRYLSAFKAFSAGSKGVVYWLVAPMLHLFCAWGWFWHVFIGKNKTGPLAYLNRGHNDWEKLGGKEVRRGYIYSEGDELVHWRDVESHAEEARRNGFAVVRLEKFRGTGHVAHGRGEGNQERYWGVVRGLWEGRLE comes from the coding sequence ATggcctccaacacccccacccctctcaccaaagccaacaacccccttgACTTCATGACCAAAGTCTCACCCTCAGCCTACGTTTacacccctcccacatctACCAACAGCACCTCCCAGAACAACGACCCAAAACTCCTTCTCCTAGCCACCTGGATGGGCGCCCGTGACGTCCATATAGCCAAATACCTCCTCCCCTATCAGTCCCtctacccctcctcctccatcgtcCTGCTACGTTCCGAACCACGCCACTTCTTCTCCAAAACCTCGGCGCCGAACGACGTCGCTCCCGTGGTGCCCTTTGTAAAATCCCTTTTTGTCGGGTCACCAACCCCAGATGACAAGACCAAGCCAGAAGTGTTGATCCACCTCTGGTCCAACGGCGGCAGTCTAATGctgcaccacctccgccagGCCCTAACCCCCGAGGCCCTGCCCAGATATGTCATCATCTACGACTCTTGTCCCGGCCAGTACAGGTACTTGTCTGCGTTCAAAGCCTTCTCTGCTGGGTCAAAGGGGGTGGTGTACTGGTTAGTCGCGCCGATGCTCCACCTCTTCTGTGCGTGGGGGTGGTTCTGGCACGTTTTTATTGGGAAGAACAAGACGGGACCGTTGGCGTATTTGAACAGGGGGCACAATGACTGGGAAAAgctgggggggaaggaggtgaggagggggtatATCTACAGCGAGGGGGATGAGCTGGTGCATTGGAGGGATGTGGAGAGCCATGCCGAGGAGGCAAGGAGGAACGGGTTCGCGGTCgtgaggttggagaagtTTAGGGGAACGGGGCATGTGGCgcatgggaggggggaggggaatcAGGAGAGGtattggggggttgttagggggttgtgggaggggaggttggagtaG
- a CDS encoding hypothetical protein (COG:A; EggNog:ENOG503NZDZ), with product MANPTADLSSILQLLQDSQRPANATPPVAQPGQPGPPPSLPQAPYGAPPAHNPYPPQVAPPAYQPPPPAAYSYPQPTSSGNIDLSSIRPDSTGALSFQEAIERAKASATQAGLTPYDRHNAGYPGDRGSDSRGYQQRSRSRSPRGREGFRDSNPYRDERRDYGAPSRDYGRDRSFSPRRQGFSPRGHHGGGGRDRDRSPLRGSGDNAETMQVEKSLVGLIIGRQGENLRRVESESRCRVQFINAENEAEPYRVCRITGARAQREEAKAMINRIIADSGMRSGPPGGGGGGHLGGDRGGRDAPRPDRNAPPIPKEGEDTLVIMVPDRTVGLIIGRGGETIRDLQERSGCHINIVSENKSVNGLRPVNLIGTPAATKSAKELILEIVDSDSRNTATGGNARAPRNDGGYGGGGQDKINDSIYVPSDAVGMIIGKGGETIREMQNTTGCKINVSQSSGSGETEREIGLVGSRDSIERAKVAIREKVEAAQNKSGGGGRGGHRDGGGARGHHRDYDNPNYGHASNQQNAPQSMPASSATPAAGAGGEADPYAAYGGYDAYVALWWQSQYGAQLGGQTGASQPPGAGSS from the exons ATGGCTAATCCCACCGCTGACCTCAGCTCCATCCTTCAGCTGCTCCAGG ATTCCCAGAGACCTGCCAATGCGACTCCTCCTGTCGCCCAGCCTGGCCAGCCTggccctcctccctctctgccCCAGGCGCCTTATGGTGCTCCTCCGGCGCATAACCCATATCCCCCTCAAGTCGCTCCGCCTGCTTACCAGCCCCCACCTCCTGCGGCCTACTCTTACCCTCAGCCTACTTCGAGCGGCAACATCGATTTGAGCTCAATCAGACCCGACTCTACAGGGGCTCTATCGTTCCAGGAGGCCATCGAGCGAGCTAAAGCTTCTGCTACCCAGGCTGGCCTGACCCCTTATGACCGACACAATGCTGGGTATCCCGGTGATCGAGGTTCCGACTCTCGCGGATACCAACAGAGATCCCGGTCCAGAAGTCCCCGAGGCCGTGAAGGCTTTCGTGACAGCAACCCTTACCGAGACGAGCGCCGGGACTACGGCGCCCCGAGTCGCGACTATGGGCGCGATCGCTCCTTTTCCCCCCGCCGTCAGGGTTTCTCCCCCCGTGGTCaccatggtggtggcggtcgCGACAGAGATCGGTCTCCCCTTCGAGGCAGCGGAGACAATGCCGAAACGATGCAAGTGGAGAAGAGCTTGGTAGGGCTCATTATTGGCCGCCAGGGCGAGAACCTTCGACGTGTCGAGAGTGAGAGCCGTTGCCGCGTCCAGTTCATCAACGCCGAGAACGAGGCCGAGCCGTATCGCGTATGCAGAATCACTGGCGCCCGCGCCCAACGCGAAGAGGCCAAAGCCATGATCAATCGCATCATTGCGGACAGCGGCATGCGCAGCGGACCCcctggtggcggcggtggtggccatCTTGGCGGAGACAGAGGTGGCCGTGATGCTCCCCGTCCCGATCGCAACGCTCCCCCCATCCCGAAAGAAGGTGAAGATACGCTTGTGATTATGGTCCCTGATAGAACCGTGGGCCTTATTATCGGTCGTGGCGGTGAGACGATTCGTGATCTTCAGGAACGCAGTGGCTGCCACATCAACATCGTCTCGGAGAACAAGAGTGTGAACGGACTTCGTCCCGTCAACCTCATCGGCACTCCAGCTGCCACCAAGAGTGCCAAGGAGCTCATCTTAGAAATTGTGGACAGTGACAGCCGCAATACGGCCACTGGCGGTAACGCGCGCGCTCCTCGGAACGACGGTGGCtatggcggcggtggccaAGACAAAATCAATGATTCCATCTATGTGCCCTCGGATGCCGTTGGTATGATCATTGGCAAAGGCGGCGAGACCATCCGGGAGATGCAGAACACCACGGGCTGCAAGATCAATGTATCCCAGTCCTCTGGAAGTGGCGAGACGGAACGCGAGATTGGGCTAGTCGGCAGCCGCGATAGCATCGAGCGTGCCAAGGTTGCCATCCGTGAGAAGGTTGAAGCTGCT CAGAACAAGTCCGGTGgaggtggtcgtggtggtcatcgtgacggtggtggcgcCCGTGGTCATCACCGTGACTATGACAACCCGAACTATGGCCACGCATCTAACCAACAGAACGCTCCCCAGTCCATGCCCGCTAGCAGTGCAACTCCTGCTGCCGGCGCGGGAGGCGAAGCTGATCCCTATGCTGCTT ATGGCGGTTATGATGCTTATGTCGCGCTCTGGTGGCAGTCCCAATATGGTGCTCAACTCGGTGGCCAGACCGGGGCTTCCCAGCCTCCTGGCGCCGGCTCCTCCTGA
- a CDS encoding hypothetical protein (MEROPS:MER0090759; EggNog:ENOG503P2G1; COG:O), which translates to MMISAWWWALACYISAVEGRVTSHLYRQLNSNAPPGITYTLPKGSNALISVKSTTSSSKPYIQKLEPIRSGSLTNKRSVAALLGTHQRSVGGVGYSNVTTTNAYGTQYATESFWDGIKVKLLLDTGSSDTWAVAKSFQCIDYAGGFIPQDACSFGPSAVEKFQYGRTEPVSHMYIQYGDGETVSGPMGFSDISVGNLTVNRQQVCLANSTYWLGNNVTSGLLGMAFPSLTNAYLGDGDDHEMGSAIQYSPFFTSLVEQGKIDPIFSLTIDRNSSSGILALGGIAPATGLDFTREVSMDMIITNLIGVPAASYSYSFYTIIPDGWYYDHTTSTKKIPYIVDSGTTLCYLPPNLAEAINSAYSPPAVYMWMYGAYFTDCNAVSPLVAVILNGIKYWINPQDMIYRNMVDPISGLCMTGIASGGAGPYILGDVFMQNALSIFDIGQAKMRFVPRDKY; encoded by the exons ATGATGATCtctgcttggtggtgggctcTTGCCTGCTACATCTCTGCCGTAGAAGGCCGGGTAACCAGTCATCTTTACCGGCAGCTCAACAGCAATGCTCCCCCAGGCATCACATACACGCTGCCCAAAGGCTCCAATGCTCTGATTTCTGTCAAGAGCACCACCTCTTCATCAAAGCCATACATCCAGAAGCTTGAGCCAATCCGGAGCGGTTCTCTCACCAACAAACGATCTGTGGCCGCCCTCTTGGGCACCCATCAACGCAGTGTCGGAGGTGTTGGCTACAGCAATGTTACGACAACAAATGCTTATGGAACACAATACGCCACCGAATCCTTTTGGGATGGTATCAAggtcaagctcctcctcgacactGGCAGCTCCGACACATGGGCCGTGGCCAAAAGCTTTCAATGCATCGACTATGCCGGCGGGTTTATTCCCCAGGATGCTTGCAGCTTCGGACCCTCTGCTGTCGAAAAGTTCCAGTATGGTCGGACTGAGCCTGTCTCCCACATGTACATCCAATACGGTGACGGCGAGACTGTGTCGGGGCCCATGGGATTCTCGGATATCAGTGTCGGTAACCTCACTGTTAACAGGCAGCAGGTTTGTTTGGCGAATAGCACATACTGGCTCGGCAACAATGTTACCAGTGGGCTGCTGGGTATGGCGTTTCCTTCCTTGACCAATGCCTACCTCGGTGATGGCGACGATCACGAGATGGGGAGTGCCATTCAATACTCGCCGTTCTTTACTTCGTTGGTAGAACAGGGAAAGATTGATCCCATTTTCAGTCTCACGATCGACCGCAACTCTTCGTCGGGGATTCTGGCTCTGGGGGGTATCGCGCCTGCCACTGGGCTGGATTTCACCAGGGAGGTGTCTATGGACATGATCATT ACAAACCTTATCGGAGTTCCGGCAGCATCCTATTCGTATTCCTTCTACACAATCATTCCTGACGGCTGGTACTATgaccacaccaccagcaccaagaAGATCCCGTACATTGTTGACAGTGGGACCACATTGTGCTATCTCCCTCCTA ATCTTGCCGAAGCCATCAATTCCGCCTACTCCCCTCCGGCCGTCTACATGTGGATGTACGGTGCTTATTTCACCGACTGCAACGCAGTTTCGCCCCTGGTCGCCGTCATTCTTAACGGCATCAAGTACTGGATCAATCCGCAGGATATGATTTATCGGAACATGGTTGACCCCATCTCTGGCCTGTGCATGACGGGAATCGCCAGTGGTGGTGCCGGGCCATATATCCTGGGTGATGTGTTTATGCAGAACGCCCTCTCCATTTTCGATATTGGACAGGCCAAAATGAGGTTTGTCCCGAGAGATAAGTACTGA
- the FBP26 gene encoding Fructose-2,6-bisphosphatase (EggNog:ENOG503NTVY; COG:G) has product MAPRTNGVGIRPEETRICVVMVGLPARGKSYIAQKAQRYLKWLSIPAATFNVGNYRRNDAPHPSADFFDTNNAEGERKRRAAAEAAVADMMKWFKSGGVVGILDATNSTKERRKWVLDRINQEGVDVIFVESKCDEEELIMANIRDVKTTSPDYQGQDPEQAALDFRNRIRNYEKVYKTINADGDEDHLTYLKIMNVGRQVIINRIQDYLQSRIVYYLMNLHIRPRSVWLSRHGESMLNLEGRIGGDADLSHRGEEYALKLPELVLESSDRPLTVWTSTLKRTIATARHLPKHYNQLQWKALDELDAGVCDGMTYQEIADMYPEDFQARDEDKYNYRYRGGESYRDVVIRLEPIIMELERSEDILIISHQAVIRCIYAYFMQKTQEESPWVPVPLHTLMKLTPRAYGTEVQIYKAEVKAVSTWRGKGSTAKHEDPKPEGGV; this is encoded by the exons atGGCTCCAAGGACTAACGGCGTCGGGATTCGGCCCGAGGAAACCCGCATCTgcgtggtgatggttgggcTTCCAGCTCGCGGGAAAAGTTATATTGCCCAAAAAG CTCAGCGATACCTCAAGTGGCTCTCGATCCCCGCGGCGACCTTCAATGTGGGCAACTACCGGCGCAACGACGCCCCCCATCCCTCAGCTGACTTCTTCGACACCAACAATGCCGAGGGCGAGCGCAAGCGACGGGCTGCGGCCGAGGCTGCCGTGGCAGACATGATGAAGTGGTTCAAGAGCGGTGGAGTGGTTGGTATTCTCGATGCAACAAACAGCACCAAGGAGCGCCGGAAATGGGTGCTCGACCGAATCAACCAAGAAGGTGTCGACGTCATTTTTGTCGAGTCCAAATGTGACGAAGAGGAGCTCATCATGGCCAACATTCGGGATGTCAAGACTACTAGTCCGGACTACCAGGGCCAGGACCCAGAGCAAGCCGCGCTCGACTTCCGAAACCGCATCCGCAACTACGAAAAGGTGTACAAGACCATCAACGCCGACGGGGACGAGGATCATCTGACCTACCTCAAGATCATGAACGTGGGACGACAGGTCATCATCAACCGCATCCAGGATTACCTTCAAAGTCGTATAGTGTATTATCTTATGAACCTTCACATCCGGCCCAGATCAGTCTGGCTCTCTCGG CACGGCGAGTCCATGCTCAACCTGGAGGGCCGcatcggtggtgatgccgaTTTGTCTCACCGCGGTGAAGAATATGCGCTCAAGCTCCCCGAGCTGGTTCTCGAATCT AGCGACCGGCCTTTGACGGTCTGGACGTCGACCCTGAAACGCACCATTGCGACGGCCCGTCACTTGCCAAAACACTACAACCAATTACAATGGAAGGCGCTCGACGAGCTGGACGCTGGTGTCTGCGACGGCATGACGTACCAGGAGATCGCCGACATGTACCCTGAAGATTTCCAGGCTCGCGACGAAGACAAGTACAACTACCGCTACCGCGGCGGTGAGAGCTACCGGGATGTGGTGATCCGCCTCgagcccatcatcatggaaCTGGAGCGCAGCGAGGACATTCTCATCATTTCTCACCAAGCCGTCATTCGTTGCATCTATGCCTACTTTATGCAAAAGACACAAGAAGAAAGCCCCTGGGTACCAGTACCGCTTCACACGCTCATGAAGCTGACGCCGCGGGCCTACGGCACCGAGGTACAAATCTACAAGGCTGAAGTCAAGGCCGTCAGCACGTGGCGTGGCAAGGGCAGCACCGCTAAGCACGAGGATCCCAAGCCGGAGGGTGGCGTATGA
- a CDS encoding hypothetical protein (COG:Q; EggNog:ENOG503P14Z), whose product MEAALLKFTLPTMAGAVLLSLVGYFLLRAIYNLFFHPLKDIPGPKSWSATRLPYIWALLRGTFVHDIQKLHRKYGPILRIAPNELTFTHPSAWNDILQSHCGRPPFPKDPTWWTTQRVHTEGLLTALNHETHARMRKALTPGFTTRALRSQEPIIQRYVNLLVERLSEMIDSPSSGEKDNKGVAKAEVDISPWFNFVTFDIFGDLAFGESFHCLENSKYHPWVAILFHTPAMATKVAAARFYPWLESALFKLIPPSLRKMQQDHWGQVVERVAKRMNYEVEREDIMSPILRGNTKNEMSLDDINGSFMALVIAGSETTATVLTGMMNYLVQNPQYLRKVTDEVRGLGDDGREITLDSLRELKWLNAVLTEALRLCMPIPWILPRRVPDAGGVVAGVTLPGQTLVSIQAYAMQRDPNYWRSADEFLPERWLPDASKPESEFYTDKREAFQPFSMGPRICLGIHLAWAEMRLITTKLLRAFDFEAVDGKRLEWESLKTFMLVERKPVVVRMRHASH is encoded by the coding sequence ATGGAAGCTGCGTTACTCAAATTCACCTTGCCAACCATGGCTGGCGCCGTCCTCCTCTCTTTGGTTGGTTACTTCCTCCTTCGCGCCATCtacaacctcttcttccaccccctcaaagACATCCCCGGTCCTAAATCATGGTCCGCCACTCGCCTGCCCTACATCTGGGCTCTCCTTCGCGGGACCTTCGTCCATGATATCCAGAAGCTCCACCGCAAATACGGCCCGATCTTGAGAATCGCACCCAATGAGTTGACATTTACGCACCCATCTGCCTGGAATGACATACTGCAATCCCATTGCGGAAGGCCGCCGTTTCCCAAAGATCCGACTTGGTGGACTACGCAGCGTGTCCACACCGAGGGCTTGCTCACAGCTCTCAACCACGAGACGCACGCCCGCATGAGAAAGGCCTTGACCCCGGGCTTCACCACCCGCGCTCTGCGGTCTCAGGAACCAATCATCCAACGCTACGTCAACTTGCTTGTCGAGCGTCTTTCCGAAATGATCGACTCCCCATCCTCAGGCGAAAAAGATAACAAAGGTGTGGCCAAGGCGGAGGTAGATATCAGCCCCTGGTTCAACTTTGTGACCTTTGACATCTTTGGCGATCTTGCTTTTGGTGAGAGCTTCCACTGCCTGGAGAACAGCAAATATCACCCCTGGGTGGCCATTCTCTTCCACACGCCCGCAATGGCAACCAAGGTTGCTGCGGCGAGGTTCTACCCCTGGCTGGAGTCTGCTTTGTTCAAGCTCATACCTCCATCACTCAGGAAGATGCAACAGGATCACTGGgggcaggtggtggagagggtggccAAGAGGATGAATTatgaggtggagagggaggatatCATGAGCCCCATTCTGCGAGGAAACACCAAGAACGAGATGTCGCTAGATGATATCAACGGGTCGTTTATGGCGCTTGTGATTGCTGGCAGCGAGACTACTGCGACGGTGTTGACGGGTATGATGAATTATCTGGTCCAGAACCCGCAGTATTTGAGGAAAGTAACGGACGAAGTCAGAGGGCTCGGCGACGATGGGAGGGAGATCACGCTGGACTCGCTACGGGAGCTGAAGTGGCTGAATGCAGTGCTGACCGAGGCGTTGAGGTTGTGCATGCCTATACCTTGGATCTTGCCGAGACGGGTGCCAGATGCGGGTGGGGTGGTTGCGGGAGTGACACTGCCGGGTCAGACGTTGGTGTCGATCCAGGCGTATGCTATGCAACGGGATCCCAATTACTGGCGCAGTGCTGATGAGTTCTTGCCCGAGAGATGGTTACCTGATGCCTCCAAGCCAGAGTCGGAATTCTATACAGACAAGAGAGAGGCATTCCAACCGTTCAGCATGGGACCGAGAATCTGTCTCGGGATTCACCTGGCTTGGGCCGAGATGCGGTTGATCACAACCAAGCTGCTGAGGGCGTTTGATTTTGAAGCGGTCGACGGGAAAAGGCTCGAGTGGGAGAGCCTAAAGACTTTCATGTTGGTTGAGAGGAAGCCCGTGGTTGTGAGGATGCGACATGCCTCTCATTGA
- a CDS encoding hypothetical protein (EggNog:ENOG503PQDE) produces MKVSFLTTLFLGVALALETPVLERRARAGTLRKFNGAAPPPRAAKVPSSAPAGYKTSVATANVKLSIDSLTPATLRRREDQVETRQVSASDFFECYNANPAPRPQDCDVIVDQVSSSNDLLIVSASSCLVFSFGTCQAFFCSLCTTLTTDTNFIADQLDIVDALCVEGGQTGSIVGEDAPQWDAGFTYAGAGLPFYDVC; encoded by the exons ATGAAGGTCTCTTTCCTCACCACTCTCTTCCTGGGCGTCGCCCTCGCTCTCGAGACTCCTGTTCTCGAAAGACGGGCACGTGCCGGTACCCTTCGCAAATTCAACGGCgccgctccccctcctcgtgCTGCCAAAGTCCCCTCCAGCGCTCCCGCCGGCTACAAGACAAGCGTAGCCACAGCCAATGTTAAGCTGTCAATCGACTCACTCACTCCTGCCACCCTCCGCCGCAGGGAGGACCAGGTGGAGACCCGTCAAGTTTCTGCCAGTGATTTCTTTGAATGCTACAATGCC AACCCCGCCCCCCGACCCCAAGACTGCGACGTAATCGTCGACCAAGTCTCCAGCTCCAACGACCTGCTCATCGTCTCGGCCAGCTCGTGTCTTGTCTTCTCTTTTGGCACCTGCCAGGCCTTCTTCTGCAGCTTGTGCACCACCCTGACGACAGACACCAACTTTATCGCCGATCAGCTCGATATTGTTGATGCGCTGTGTGTCGAGGGCGGGCAGACGGGATCGATTGTGGGCGAGGATGCCCCTCAGTGGGATGCCGGGTTTACTTATGCTGGGGCTGGGTTGCCTTTTTATGATGTTTGCTGA
- the HAS1 gene encoding ATP-dependent RNA helicase (COG:A; EggNog:ENOG503NUXT; BUSCO:EOG09261F73), producing MASDPTSKKRKLKSEKTSVTKKVKKAKRDPTPEESEDAEIEDAPVAPESVADEEVEAASTKDDSEDEDDDQNGSTDLAPPKADAPLIAPGLDTNATDFAQLNLSERTMKAIEEMGFTKMTEIQRRGIPPLLAGKDVLGAAKTGSGKTLAFLIPAIEMLHSLRFKPRNGTGVIVVTPTRELALQIFGVARELMKHHSQTYGVCIGGANRRAEADKLGKGVNLLIATPGRLLDHLQNTPFVFKNLKSLIIDEADRILEIGFEDEMRQIVKILPKDERQTMLFSATQTTKVEDLARISLRPGPLYINVDEEKQYSTVEGVDQGYVIVDADKRFLLLFSFLKKMSKKKVIVFFSSCNSVKYYSELLQYIDLPVLDLHGKQKQQKRTNTFFEFCNATQGTLICTDVAARGLDIPAVDWIVQFDPPDDPRDYIHRVGRTARGNNTKGRSLLFLQPCELGFLAHLKAAKVPVVEYDFPKNKILNVQSQLEKLIGSNYYLNQSAKDGYRSYLHAYASHSLRSVFDIHKLDLVKVAKSFGFATPPRVDITLSASMSRDKKPQGRRPYGSQPKQERR from the exons ATGGCCTCCGATCCCACCAgcaagaagcgcaagctcAAGTCCGAGAAGACTTCGGTcaccaagaaggtcaagaaaGCCAAGAGAGACCCGACCCCAGAGGAAAGCGAAGATGCTGAGATCGAGGATGCCCCCGTTGCGCCCGAGTCTGTTGCCGACGAGGAAGTTGAGGCTGCTTCCACCAAAGACGActccgaggacgaggacgatgaccAGAATGGCAGCACCGACCTGGCACCCCCCAAGGCCGATGCACCCCTGATTGCCCCCGGGCTCGACACCAACGCGACCGACTTCGCCCAGCTCAACCTCTCCGAAAGGACGATGAAGGCGATCGAGGAGATGGGTTTCACAAAGATGACCGAGATTCAGAGACGGGGCATCCCGCCACTTCTCGCCGGCAAGGATGTTCTGGGAGCGGCCAAGACAGGTTCCGGAAAGACTCTTGCTTTCTTGATTCCCGCCATTGAGATGCTGCACTCGTTGCGCTTCAAGCCAAGAAACGGAACTGGTGTCATTGTGGTGACCCCCACTCGCGAGCTGGCCCTGCAGATCTTTGGTGTCGCGCGCGAGTTGATGAAGCACCACTCTCAAACCT ATGGTGTGTGCATTGGTGGCGCAAACCGCAGGGCTGAGGCCGACAAGCTCGGAAAGGGTGTCAATCTGCTCATTGCTACCCCCGGTAGACTGCTTGATCATCTCCAGAACACCCCCTTCGTCTTCAAGAACCTCAAGTCCCTGATTATTGACGAGGCCGACCGTATTCTCGAGATTGGTTTCGAGGATGAAATGCGCCAGATTGTCAAGATTCTCCCCAAGGATGAGCGCCAGACTATGCTCTTCTCCGCCACACAAACAACCAAGGTCGAGGATCTTGCCAGGATATCTCTCCGGCCCGGACCCCTCTACATCAAcgttgacgaggagaagcagTACAGCACAGTGGAGGGCGTCGACCAAGGCTACGTCATTGTCGATGCCGACAAGCgtttcctcctcttgttcTCTTTCCTCAAGAAGatgtccaagaagaaggttaTCGTTTTCTTCTCGTCTTGCAACTCGGTTAAGTACTACAGCGAACTTTTGCAGTACATTGACCTGCCAGTCCTTGATCTCCACGGCAAGCAGAAACAGCAGAAGCGCACCAACACCTTCTTTGAGTTCTGCAACGCCACACAGGGTACCCTGATCTGCACGGACGTTGCTGCTCGTGGTCTCGATATTCCCGCTGTTGACTGGATCGTCCAGTTCGACCCTCCTGATGATCCTCGCGACTACATTCACCGTGTCGGCCGTACAGCCCgtggcaacaacaccaagggTCGGTCGCTCCTCTTCTTGCAGCCCTGCGAGCTTGGTTTTTTGGCCCATctcaaggctgccaaggTCCCCGTCGTCGAGTACGATTTCCCCAAGAATAAGATCCTCAACGTGCAGTCTCAGCTGGAGAAGCTCATTGGCAGCAACTACTACCTCAACCAGAGCGCCAAGGACGGTTACCGGTCGTATCTCCATGCTTATGCCTCGCACAGTCTGCGCAGTGTATTTGACATCCACAAGTTGGATCTCGTCAAGGTGGCCAAG AGCTTCGGTTTTGCTACGCCACCAAGGGTTGACATTACTCTGTCAGCCAGCATGAGCAGAGATAAGAAGCCACAAGGGAGAAGGCCGTACGGCAGCCAACCTAAGCAGGAGCGGAGGTAA
- a CDS encoding hypothetical protein (EggNog:ENOG503P0ND; COG:E), which produces MFGVSVVELWPFLFDVLAACMVTIKTGLLPVCFHVGASSSLSTSLTCEQQLSTSTSPDRMVSLHPLLDNGITPGSDSFPGGTLKCLCPSSPVEITLTTNVAHNHACGCSKCWKPAGALFSIVGVVPRDELSVTANGDKLTIVDESAVIQRYACKECGTHLYGRIEKEHPFYGLDFVHAELSEEEGWQEPQFAAFVSSVIEQGFDPAKIGEVRARFRELGLETYDSLSPPLMDAIAAWTGRKNGKLPAAA; this is translated from the coding sequence ATGTTCGGTGTTTCGGTAGTTGAACTATGGCCGTTTCTTTTTGATGTCCTGGCAGCGTGCATGGTAACTATAAAGACGGGGTTGTTGCCCGTTTGTTTTCACGTTGGGGCATCATCCTCTCTCAGCACCAGCTTAACCTGTGAACAACAAttatcaacatcaacatcaccagatAGAATGGTCTCCCTacaccccctcctcgacaacgGCATCACCCCCGGCTCGGACTCGTTCCCCGGCGGCACCCTCAAATGcctctgcccctcctcccccgtcgagatcaccctcaccaccaacgtcGCTCACAACCACGCCTGCGGCTGCTCCAAATGCTGGAAGCCCGCCGGCGCGCTCTTCTCCATCGTCGGCGTCGTGCCCCGCGACGAGCTCTCCGTCACCGCCAACGGGGACAAGCTAACCATTGTGGACGAGTCGGCCGTCATTCAGCGGTACGCCTGCAAGGAATGCGGGACTCATCTGTACGGGAGGATTGAGAAGGAGCATCCGTTCTACGGACTGGACTTTGTGCATGCCGAAttgagcgaggaggaggggtggcaGGAGCCGCAGTTTGCGGCTTTTGTGAGCAGTGTTATTGAGCAGGGGTTTGATCCGGCCAagattggggaggtgagggcgaGGTTTAGGGAGTTAGGGCTGGAGACGTATGATAGTTTGAGTCCGCCGTTGATGGATGCGATTGCTGCTtggacggggaggaagaaTGGGAAGTTGCCTGCGGCGGCTTGA